One region of Gossypium raimondii isolate GPD5lz chromosome 6, ASM2569854v1, whole genome shotgun sequence genomic DNA includes:
- the LOC105773754 gene encoding uncharacterized protein LOC105773754 isoform X2, protein MAFDQNSIQEDLRPLNVARIVTEEPQIADAVAATNNTRGTTIDGFLPNSPRELETYGGAMPVLYPATVTDAGFASLGYGNVVPLTPGVPAWRPHMPLPGPVGNSSMNLVGGFGYSPNLGNMVAANAVHQVSNDVVAGHGYSPSLGNRISGNRSDQLSNDRVTVGLAHSCNMGNRGSRNGNELIGGVGYKSNSGVGSNGNGADQVNDEGGDDSVSGKKVKFLCSFGGKILPRPSDGVLRYVGGQTRIVSVRRDVSFNEFVQKMVDTYEQPVVIKYQLPDEDLDALVSVSCSDDLVNMMDEYEKVIERSSDGAAKLRVFLISASELDPSGTVQFGDLHDNGQKYVEAVNGIVKGAAGGIARKQSIASATSTPNSDISGSEAVDSSGAVQGDVGGPPSTNLLSPRGNLPISGVHLGSPAVNIGPQTLSSQLEFESGRTVQLASTQQQLGYDLQQHYASTHVDPRYEVTSHTEYMQFAPQMEFSNPKFLGNTGSVFNQQQPQGNAPHQYIPAFNMTMTPSISHVVVRPAAFQPLLQHQQTPLEHYPDQNAFGTRVIQHPVYQSHNIYQAEIPSAMVAGGYTFHHTPQTEHVVFSDGSLQQIKVTTPAKIPSIEDCFMCQKALPHVHSDPLVQDQRDGDVTPMVNADSSYHGLHQEDSMRISSVNKVVVTAPTGDVIAHQQAGVRQLGHVDHQVGGLKSEAVGCSQDPDAPYGHEGNISPITDNSDHPRIPASLGLMVLAGEFQSPYVLPTQYQFQKEVPHVEAIGTHALEQPVHETSRVPAVPKEDSVDPNHLIQIDRMMETLQMSNEQSSLPIDKTRKEDILDEKSPHIAGEELLLDNLVTHAHPKVGVEVQYGNPPFSGVVSAHTLGFDEVSLMQQKIVQCDTEAVPSNANSQAYFSPSNRGGDVLDSSNSLFSNQDPWNLQQHTYFPPQPNKIQTKKELLALREDRDPFGENQAVIGGESNIELEDEVYQPLSHLNENLSSDHTQSMKGEELIREELQAVAEGVAASVFRSSTHSNPDVPAETNASGNAGYQDTNVLPSDIKLQHKAKFEELKTKQPDRTNFGLRVSDGIGGLQVIKDRDLEELWELGSGTFGTVYHGKWRGTDVAIKRINDRCFAGKPSEQERMIDDFWNEAIKLADLHHPNVVAFYGVVLDGPGGSVATVTEYMVSGSLRDALQKSERNLDKCKRLLIAMDVAFGMEYLHGKNIVHFDLKSDNLLVNLRDPHRPICKVGDLGLSKVKCQTLISGGVRGTLPWMAPELLNGSNSLVSEKVDVFSFGIVMWELLTREEPYADLHYGAIIGGIVSNTLRPAVPESCDPDWRSLMERCWSSEPSERPNFTEIANELRSMAAKIPPRKGQSP, encoded by the exons ATGGCATTTGATCAAAATTCAATACAAGAAGATCTTAGACCATTGAATGTAGCTAGAATTGTAACTGAAGAGCCCCAAATTGCGGATGCGGTGGCTGCCACTAATAATACCCGCGGTACAACCATTGACGGGTTTCTTCCCAACTCGCCTCGGGAGCTTGAGACTTATGGTGGTGCCATGCCTGTTCTTTATCCAGCAACGGTGACTGATGCCGGTTTTGCAAGTTTAGGATATGGGAATGTAGTGCCCTTGACACCAGGTGTCCCTGCATGGAGGCCTCACATGCCTTTGCCTGGGCCGGTTGGGAATTCAAGTATGAACCTGGTTGGCGGGTTCGGTTATAGTCCGAATTTGGGCAATATGGTGGCTGCTAATGCCGTGCATCAGGTTAGTAATGATGTGGTAGCTGGGCATGGTTATAGTCCTAGTCTGGGCAATAGGATTAGTGGGAATAGGAGTGATCAATTGAGTAATGATAGGGTGACTGTAGGCTTAGCTCATAGTTGTAATATGGGAAACAGGGGTAGTCGTAATGGGAATGAATTAATAGGTGGGGTTGGTTATAAATCAAATTCAGGAGTTGGAAGTAATGGCAATGGTGCTGATCAGGTTAATGACGAGGGTGGGGATGATTCTGTGTCTGGGAAAAAGGTTAAGTTTTTGTGTAGTTTTGGGGGGAAGATATTGCCTAGACCAAGTGATGGGGTGTTGAGATATGTAGGGGGGCAGACAAGGATTGTTAGTGTTAGAAGAGATGTGAGCTTTAATGAGTTTGTGCAAAAAATGGTGGATACTTATGAGCAACCTGTGGTTATCAAGTACCAGCTTCCTGATGAGGACCTTGATGCATTAGTTTCCGTTTCATGCTCCGATGATCTTGTTAATATGATGGATGAGTATGAGAAAGTGATTGAAAGGTCTTCAGATGGAGCTGCTAAACTAAGGGTATTTTTGATTTCGGCTTCGGAACTTGATCCTTCCGGTACGGTTCAATTCGGGGATTTGCATGACAATGGGCAGAAATATGTTGAGGCAGTTAATGGAATTGTGAAAGGAGCTGCTGGTGGCATCGCACGTAAGCAGAGCATAGCAAGTGCGACTTCAACACCAAACTCTGATATTAGTGGGAGTGAAGCTGTTGATAGCTCAGGTGCTGTTCAAGGGGATGTTGGTGGACCTCCATCAACAAACTTGTTGTCGCCTAGAGGGAATTTACCTATTTCCGGTGTTCATTTAGGAAGCCCGGCAGTTAATATCGGTCCTCAAACACTTTCGTCCCAACTTGAGTTTGAGTCTGGGAGGACGGTGCAGCTTGCTTCAACACAGCAGCAATTGGGATATGATCTGCAGCAACACTATGCATCTACACATGTTGATCCTCGCTATGAAGTTACAAGCCATACCGAATATATGCAGTTTGCACCTCAAATGGAGTTCTCAAATCCTAAGTTCCTGGGAAATACTGGTTCTGTGTTCAATCAACAGCAGCCTCAAGGAAATGCCCCTCATCAGTACATTCCTGCTTTTAACATGACTATGACTCCCTCCATCTCTCATGTTGTTGTTAGACCAGCAGCGTTTCAGCCGCTGTTGCAACACCAACAAACTCCATTGGAGCATTATCCTGATCAAAATGCATTTGGAACAAGGGTAATTCAGCATCCTGTTTATCAGAGCCACAATATTTATCAGGCCGAGATTCCATCAGCAATGGTTGCAGGAGGTTATACTTTCCATCATACTCCACAAACTGAGCATGTTGTCTTCTCGGATGGATCATTGCAGCAGATCAAAGTAACTACTCCAGCGAAGATCCCCAGTATCGAGGACTGCTTTATGTGTCAAAAGGCATTGCCTCATGTGCATTCTGATCCTTTGGTGCAGGACCAAAGAGATGGTGATGTAACACCTATGGTGAATGCAGATTCTAGTTATCATGGTCTGCATCAAGAAGACTCAATGAGAATTTCATCAGTGAACAAAGTTGTGGTGACCGCACCGACAGGGGATGTCATTGCTCACCAGCAAGCTGGGGTGCGACAACTTGGCCATGTTGATCATCAAGTTGGTGGATTGAAGTCAGAGGCAGTTGGATGCTCTCAAGATCCTGATGCACCATATGGACATGAAGGAAATATTTCCCCAATAACAGATAATTCTGATCACCCTAGGATTCCAGCAAGCCTAGGTTTGATGGTTTTGGCAGGTGAGTTTCAATCACCATATGTTTTGCCAACTCAATACCAGTTCCAAAAGGAGGTTCCACATGTTGAGGCAATTGGCACTCATGCTTTAGAACAGCCAGTGCACGAAACGTCAAGGGTTCCTGCTGTACCTAAAGAAGATAGCGTAGACCCTAACCATCTGATCCAAATTGATAGGATGATGGAGACTCTTCAAATGAGCAATGAGCAGAGTAGTTTACCTATTGATAAAACTAGAAAAGAAGATATCTTGGATGAAAAATCTCCACATATAGCTGGGGAAGAGTTGCTATTGGATAATCTAGTAACACATGCACATCCAAAAGTTGGTGTTGAAGTTCAATATGGGAACCCTCCATTTTCTGGTGTTGTATCAGCACATACATTGGGATTCGATGAAGTTTCTTTGATGCAGCAGAAGATTGTACAATGCGACACCGAAGCTGTTCCTTCTAATGCTAACAGCCAAGCTTACTTTTCACCATCCAATAGAGGTGGAGATGTTTTGGATTCCTCCAACTCACTTTTTAGCAATCAAGATCCTTGGAATCTACAACAACATACTTACTTTCCTCCTCAACctaacaaaattcaaacaaagaAAGAATTATTGGCTCTGCGAGAGGACCGAGACCCTTTTGGAGAGAACCAGGCAGTAATTGGTGGGGAATCTAATATCGAATTGGAAGATGAAGTTTACCAGCCATTAAGCCATTTAAATGAGAATTTGAGTTCAGACCACACACAGTCTATGAAAG GTGAGGAACTCATCAGGGAAGAACTACAAGCTGTTGCTGAAGGAGTAGCTGCTTCTGTTTTCCGGTCCTCTACTCATTCAAATCCTGACGTTCCAGCAGAGACCAATGCATCTGGTAATGCAGGCTATCAAGACACAAATGTTTTACCCAGTGACATTAAACTGCAACACAAAGCTAAATTTGAG GAATTAAAGACTAAACAGCCAGATAGAACAAATTTTGGTCTTCGAGTTTCGGATGGCATTGGTGGCTTGCAG GTTATAAAAGACAGAGACCTTGAAGAGCTGTGGGAGCTTGGTTCTGGCACCTTTGGTACAGTTTATCATGGGAAGTGGCGGGGTACTGATGTTGCAATTAAACGAATAAATGATAGATGTTTTGCTGGAAAACCCTCTGAACAAGAACGCATG ATTGATGATTTCTGGAATGAGGCAATTAAGCTTGCTGACTTGCATCATCCCAATGTTGTGGCTTTCTATGGTGTTGTACTTGATGGTCCTGGTGGTTCTGTAGCAACAGTGACGGAATATATGGTTAGTGGTTCTTTAAGAGATGCTTTACAGAAGAGCGAGAG GAACCTTGACAAGTGCAAGCGGCTTTTGATTGCCATGGATGTGGCCTTCGGAATGGAGTATTTGCATGGAAAGAATATAGTGCACTTTGATTTGAAGAGTGATAATTTACTTGTCAATCTTCGAGATCCTCACCGCCCAATATGCAAG GTTGGTGATTTGGGGCTATCAAAGGTGAAATGTCAAACTCTAATATCAGGTGGTGTGCGCGGAACACTTCCATGGATGGCGCCAGAACTTCTGAATGGCAGCAACAGTCTCGTGTCGGAAAAG GTTGATGTGTTCTCGTTCGGTATTGTGATGTGGGAGCTTCTCACTAGAGAAGAACCATATGCAGACTTGCACTATGGGGCTATTATTG GTGGTATTGTGAGTAATACACTGCGGCCAGCGGTTCCAGAATCATGTGATCCCGACTGGAGATCATTGATGGAGAGATGCTGGTCATCAGAGCCATCAGAGAGACCAAATTTCACCGAGATCGCGAACGAGTTACGGTCAATGGCTGCTAAAATTCCACCACGTAAAGGACAAAGCCCATAA
- the LOC105773754 gene encoding uncharacterized protein LOC105773754 isoform X1, protein MAFDQNSIQEDLRPLNVARIVTEEPQIADAVAATNNTRGTTIDGFLPNSPRELETYGGAMPVLYPATVTDAGFASLGYGNVVPLTPGVPAWRPHMPLPGPVGNSSMNLVGGFGYSPNLGNMVAANAVHQVSNDVVAGHGYSPSLGNRISGNRSDQLSNDRVTVGLAHSCNMGNRGSRNGNELIGGVGYKSNSGVGSNGNGADQVNDEGGDDSVSGKKVKFLCSFGGKILPRPSDGVLRYVGGQTRIVSVRRDVSFNEFVQKMVDTYEQPVVIKYQLPDEDLDALVSVSCSDDLVNMMDEYEKVIERSSDGAAKLRVFLISASELDPSGTVQFGDLHDNGQKYVEAVNGIVKGAAGGIARKQSIASATSTPNSDISGSEAVDSSGAVQGDVGGPPSTNLLSPRGNLPISGVHLGSPAVNIGPQTLSSQLEFESGRTVQLASTQQQLGYDLQQHYASTHVDPRYEVTSHTEYMQFAPQMEFSNPKFLGNTGSVFNQQQPQGNAPHQYIPAFNMTMTPSISHVVVRPAAFQPLLQHQQTPLEHYPDQNAFGTRVIQHPVYQSHNIYQAEIPSAMVAGGYTFHHTPQTEHVVFSDGSLQQIKVTTPAKIPSIEDCFMCQKALPHVHSDPLVQDQRDGDVTPMVNADSSYHGLHQEDSMRISSVNKVVVTAPTGDVIAHQQAGVRQLGHVDHQVGGLKSEAVGCSQDPDAPYGHEGNISPITDNSDHPRIPASLGLMVLAGEFQSPYVLPTQYQFQKEVPHVEAIGTHALEQPVHETSRVPAVPKEDSVDPNHLIQIDRMMETLQMSNEQSSLPIDKTRKEDILDEKSPHIAGEELLLDNLVTHAHPKVGVEVQYGNPPFSGVVSAHTLGFDEVSLMQQKIVQCDTEAVPSNANSQAYFSPSNRGGDVLDSSNSLFSNQDPWNLQQHTYFPPQPNKIQTKKELLALREDRDPFGENQAVIGGESNIELEDEVYQPLSHLNENLSSDHTQSMKGSGEELIREELQAVAEGVAASVFRSSTHSNPDVPAETNASGNAGYQDTNVLPSDIKLQHKAKFEELKTKQPDRTNFGLRVSDGIGGLQVIKDRDLEELWELGSGTFGTVYHGKWRGTDVAIKRINDRCFAGKPSEQERMIDDFWNEAIKLADLHHPNVVAFYGVVLDGPGGSVATVTEYMVSGSLRDALQKSERNLDKCKRLLIAMDVAFGMEYLHGKNIVHFDLKSDNLLVNLRDPHRPICKVGDLGLSKVKCQTLISGGVRGTLPWMAPELLNGSNSLVSEKVDVFSFGIVMWELLTREEPYADLHYGAIIGGIVSNTLRPAVPESCDPDWRSLMERCWSSEPSERPNFTEIANELRSMAAKIPPRKGQSP, encoded by the exons ATGGCATTTGATCAAAATTCAATACAAGAAGATCTTAGACCATTGAATGTAGCTAGAATTGTAACTGAAGAGCCCCAAATTGCGGATGCGGTGGCTGCCACTAATAATACCCGCGGTACAACCATTGACGGGTTTCTTCCCAACTCGCCTCGGGAGCTTGAGACTTATGGTGGTGCCATGCCTGTTCTTTATCCAGCAACGGTGACTGATGCCGGTTTTGCAAGTTTAGGATATGGGAATGTAGTGCCCTTGACACCAGGTGTCCCTGCATGGAGGCCTCACATGCCTTTGCCTGGGCCGGTTGGGAATTCAAGTATGAACCTGGTTGGCGGGTTCGGTTATAGTCCGAATTTGGGCAATATGGTGGCTGCTAATGCCGTGCATCAGGTTAGTAATGATGTGGTAGCTGGGCATGGTTATAGTCCTAGTCTGGGCAATAGGATTAGTGGGAATAGGAGTGATCAATTGAGTAATGATAGGGTGACTGTAGGCTTAGCTCATAGTTGTAATATGGGAAACAGGGGTAGTCGTAATGGGAATGAATTAATAGGTGGGGTTGGTTATAAATCAAATTCAGGAGTTGGAAGTAATGGCAATGGTGCTGATCAGGTTAATGACGAGGGTGGGGATGATTCTGTGTCTGGGAAAAAGGTTAAGTTTTTGTGTAGTTTTGGGGGGAAGATATTGCCTAGACCAAGTGATGGGGTGTTGAGATATGTAGGGGGGCAGACAAGGATTGTTAGTGTTAGAAGAGATGTGAGCTTTAATGAGTTTGTGCAAAAAATGGTGGATACTTATGAGCAACCTGTGGTTATCAAGTACCAGCTTCCTGATGAGGACCTTGATGCATTAGTTTCCGTTTCATGCTCCGATGATCTTGTTAATATGATGGATGAGTATGAGAAAGTGATTGAAAGGTCTTCAGATGGAGCTGCTAAACTAAGGGTATTTTTGATTTCGGCTTCGGAACTTGATCCTTCCGGTACGGTTCAATTCGGGGATTTGCATGACAATGGGCAGAAATATGTTGAGGCAGTTAATGGAATTGTGAAAGGAGCTGCTGGTGGCATCGCACGTAAGCAGAGCATAGCAAGTGCGACTTCAACACCAAACTCTGATATTAGTGGGAGTGAAGCTGTTGATAGCTCAGGTGCTGTTCAAGGGGATGTTGGTGGACCTCCATCAACAAACTTGTTGTCGCCTAGAGGGAATTTACCTATTTCCGGTGTTCATTTAGGAAGCCCGGCAGTTAATATCGGTCCTCAAACACTTTCGTCCCAACTTGAGTTTGAGTCTGGGAGGACGGTGCAGCTTGCTTCAACACAGCAGCAATTGGGATATGATCTGCAGCAACACTATGCATCTACACATGTTGATCCTCGCTATGAAGTTACAAGCCATACCGAATATATGCAGTTTGCACCTCAAATGGAGTTCTCAAATCCTAAGTTCCTGGGAAATACTGGTTCTGTGTTCAATCAACAGCAGCCTCAAGGAAATGCCCCTCATCAGTACATTCCTGCTTTTAACATGACTATGACTCCCTCCATCTCTCATGTTGTTGTTAGACCAGCAGCGTTTCAGCCGCTGTTGCAACACCAACAAACTCCATTGGAGCATTATCCTGATCAAAATGCATTTGGAACAAGGGTAATTCAGCATCCTGTTTATCAGAGCCACAATATTTATCAGGCCGAGATTCCATCAGCAATGGTTGCAGGAGGTTATACTTTCCATCATACTCCACAAACTGAGCATGTTGTCTTCTCGGATGGATCATTGCAGCAGATCAAAGTAACTACTCCAGCGAAGATCCCCAGTATCGAGGACTGCTTTATGTGTCAAAAGGCATTGCCTCATGTGCATTCTGATCCTTTGGTGCAGGACCAAAGAGATGGTGATGTAACACCTATGGTGAATGCAGATTCTAGTTATCATGGTCTGCATCAAGAAGACTCAATGAGAATTTCATCAGTGAACAAAGTTGTGGTGACCGCACCGACAGGGGATGTCATTGCTCACCAGCAAGCTGGGGTGCGACAACTTGGCCATGTTGATCATCAAGTTGGTGGATTGAAGTCAGAGGCAGTTGGATGCTCTCAAGATCCTGATGCACCATATGGACATGAAGGAAATATTTCCCCAATAACAGATAATTCTGATCACCCTAGGATTCCAGCAAGCCTAGGTTTGATGGTTTTGGCAGGTGAGTTTCAATCACCATATGTTTTGCCAACTCAATACCAGTTCCAAAAGGAGGTTCCACATGTTGAGGCAATTGGCACTCATGCTTTAGAACAGCCAGTGCACGAAACGTCAAGGGTTCCTGCTGTACCTAAAGAAGATAGCGTAGACCCTAACCATCTGATCCAAATTGATAGGATGATGGAGACTCTTCAAATGAGCAATGAGCAGAGTAGTTTACCTATTGATAAAACTAGAAAAGAAGATATCTTGGATGAAAAATCTCCACATATAGCTGGGGAAGAGTTGCTATTGGATAATCTAGTAACACATGCACATCCAAAAGTTGGTGTTGAAGTTCAATATGGGAACCCTCCATTTTCTGGTGTTGTATCAGCACATACATTGGGATTCGATGAAGTTTCTTTGATGCAGCAGAAGATTGTACAATGCGACACCGAAGCTGTTCCTTCTAATGCTAACAGCCAAGCTTACTTTTCACCATCCAATAGAGGTGGAGATGTTTTGGATTCCTCCAACTCACTTTTTAGCAATCAAGATCCTTGGAATCTACAACAACATACTTACTTTCCTCCTCAACctaacaaaattcaaacaaagaAAGAATTATTGGCTCTGCGAGAGGACCGAGACCCTTTTGGAGAGAACCAGGCAGTAATTGGTGGGGAATCTAATATCGAATTGGAAGATGAAGTTTACCAGCCATTAAGCCATTTAAATGAGAATTTGAGTTCAGACCACACACAGTCTATGAAAG GCTCAGGTGAGGAACTCATCAGGGAAGAACTACAAGCTGTTGCTGAAGGAGTAGCTGCTTCTGTTTTCCGGTCCTCTACTCATTCAAATCCTGACGTTCCAGCAGAGACCAATGCATCTGGTAATGCAGGCTATCAAGACACAAATGTTTTACCCAGTGACATTAAACTGCAACACAAAGCTAAATTTGAG GAATTAAAGACTAAACAGCCAGATAGAACAAATTTTGGTCTTCGAGTTTCGGATGGCATTGGTGGCTTGCAG GTTATAAAAGACAGAGACCTTGAAGAGCTGTGGGAGCTTGGTTCTGGCACCTTTGGTACAGTTTATCATGGGAAGTGGCGGGGTACTGATGTTGCAATTAAACGAATAAATGATAGATGTTTTGCTGGAAAACCCTCTGAACAAGAACGCATG ATTGATGATTTCTGGAATGAGGCAATTAAGCTTGCTGACTTGCATCATCCCAATGTTGTGGCTTTCTATGGTGTTGTACTTGATGGTCCTGGTGGTTCTGTAGCAACAGTGACGGAATATATGGTTAGTGGTTCTTTAAGAGATGCTTTACAGAAGAGCGAGAG GAACCTTGACAAGTGCAAGCGGCTTTTGATTGCCATGGATGTGGCCTTCGGAATGGAGTATTTGCATGGAAAGAATATAGTGCACTTTGATTTGAAGAGTGATAATTTACTTGTCAATCTTCGAGATCCTCACCGCCCAATATGCAAG GTTGGTGATTTGGGGCTATCAAAGGTGAAATGTCAAACTCTAATATCAGGTGGTGTGCGCGGAACACTTCCATGGATGGCGCCAGAACTTCTGAATGGCAGCAACAGTCTCGTGTCGGAAAAG GTTGATGTGTTCTCGTTCGGTATTGTGATGTGGGAGCTTCTCACTAGAGAAGAACCATATGCAGACTTGCACTATGGGGCTATTATTG GTGGTATTGTGAGTAATACACTGCGGCCAGCGGTTCCAGAATCATGTGATCCCGACTGGAGATCATTGATGGAGAGATGCTGGTCATCAGAGCCATCAGAGAGACCAAATTTCACCGAGATCGCGAACGAGTTACGGTCAATGGCTGCTAAAATTCCACCACGTAAAGGACAAAGCCCATAA